TAGAAAACATGTTTATCAGCAGTTTAGTATTTCAGAAATTAAATACTGGACGGGTTTTCTGAAAATGTATTCAGAACGCATTACGCATTCGACAATTGTGCAGTCTGATAAAAAGATACTTTCCTCGATAATTGATCGTAGGACACCGACAGGAGTCCGAGTATCATTTGTTTCTGCTTGATTATCTGCGAGGACTTATCACTTATATTCGCGACGAGGTAAATCCCTGTTTCGCAACAGCAAAACCTGCAATCCGAACCCACTTCGCATGACCGATGATTAATATTTTGCCCGCAAATAAGGCCTCGGATGTCATTTGGTTCTCGGACATGGCTGTTGTGCGTatcgcgaaaacgcggtgtgcGATTTCCGGAGGTGATCGGACGCGGAAGTCATCGCATCCTTAAGAACATCCAGCATAACGTCCCGCTGTCCGCCGTTCCGAGCCTCCCCAAAACGCTCCAGCAACGCTAAAGTGATTTCCGAAATCTCGTTAAGATCCGCAGCCTCGTACATCGCCGAGTCAAATTCATTTAGAAATTCTTCGCTTGGCCTGTTCGTCGGAGATCTGCGATCAAATTCGATGCTATTAAAGTGGATCAACAAAAGGAGGCAACGTTCTTCGAACGCCGTTTACTGAGGTGGAAAATCGTTCCGAACACAACTTCGTCGCAATATTAAGGGTTTCAGCAATTATTTTAAGCAATCATTATAACCATTTCGTACGACTCATGATCATTGATACTCACACGAAGGATTCCTCCTTGGAGACGATGCTGTTACACCTCTCGTAAAAGTCAAGACATTTTGGATCGTCGTGACGTCCACCTTGTATCAGGTACTTCCTGAGTACCTTTCTGCCGACCGGATCTCTCAACGTTTGTTCAATGTTTTGCGTGATCCGACTGAGGTCTTCGAGTGACAAGCCGAACGTACATTTTCCTATGCAGCCAATTTTTCGTGCCATCTGTAAAAGCGATTATGGTTAATCCCGAGTTACAAACTAATCAGCTTTCTGAGTCACGTGATCTTAAAATATACGTAAATGAAGTCACTTAGTTAAACAATAGCAGAAACTAGCGAAGAAAAGTGACTGAAATCGGTTCTTTAGAATCATGTCTTTCAAACCGTGTTTTAGAGAACGTTTCAAACACATATTTTGCGGTTTATAacgattctgaagaaaaaacaaattgtacaACAAAATTACTATACCAACGGGGTGTCTTTCCTTACAAAATTGAGAATATCGAATAATCTTAACTGTGTACACAAATCTACGTACCTATACGCTatatctcattgtcagattCACACAATTGCGAAGATTCCGCTATacaaggttgaagttagtaatttaacgttatcgtaacgaaacattgggaaAACATCACTAATATCTTAATTTTACTACGATTTTTAAGCACCTAAGATTTCGAAACATGATTGCATTTTGTTTCATTGCGGTTTACCGAACTTCAGACAATTCCAAAATGGCGAAACAACGGTTTTTCCTAAGCATGAATCGTTACGGtaatgttactaacttcaatatgatTCGAATATAACATGTCACGTGCCACAACAGAACCCTGAGATTTAACTTTCATTCGCTCATCAATATTACACTTACATTCTGCGTTCTGAAATTATTACGTCTGACTTATCTCCGAACTTGCTATCATCGCACTGAAATCTCAGGGATTATAATCTGAGTCACACAACCTGATCATCAACGAACCTGCTACGTGTGAAGTTGAGTTGTCAACAAGAGGAGAATTACCGTTGCCTCTCTACCTCACTCGATGCTTCGCTTCGCGACTATGATATAGGAGCAAAAATCCAGTCCTTCCGTTCGCCGCGATTGTTTAATTCCTCGGAATGATTCCTTGTAACATCGTCAGctggatttttatttcccctTTGCTGTTTAATTCCACGATGAAATATTCAGCCGACTTCCGGCGAGACGTTTTATTGCCGGCTTTTGCGTCTACGCGAAAGACCCGACGCTATATCGATCGCTACTAGCATCCGCCATTTTGCACGATTCGAAGACAACTTCAGACtagttattttttcaccactcAAGATGCCCAACACGAGTCAAatagtaataaatttattgcgaATCTCAGCCGTATTCCACGGCTTATAACCGACTCCTTGGAGGGCGGCTGTATCGAAATACTTAAAGAGAATTTAAGCAGCTCGTCGAGTGCCGAGCAAGCGAAGCGTGGTTCCTCAGGGAGTCAATCCTCGTGACTGACGCGCTTAAAATAGTAGACCTTCTCAGCGAAAACCTGCGCCGGCGTAAGAAAATCTACTAACCGTATTTACTTGCGTACGATTCATCGCGTGTGTCGTTTATCCGAGTTTTAAAAGCGCGTGACAGTACCCTGGATTCACGGTACCAGTTTTGTCTTAATTTTTCACCGTGCGATAAAAGCGAGTTCATTTCACTCGAAATTATTTCTCTGCATGCTGCAGCAactcattattatacatatacggttTATAATTGTAAACTGCTCGTTATTTCCGTCACAACACCAAGTTGAACTGGTCTTTTAATTAGCAGCGGTTATCGCAGTAATGCGATAACCGAACAGGAACGGATGATAGTGATAAGTAGAGCTAAGGAGTTGAGAAAGCAAGACTGCTCTGAGCTCTGTCTCGAATTACGTGTTCGGTTGAATTTATAAGAATTATGTACATTTTCAACTTACAGACTCGCGGTTCGCGCTGTTTCATCAAGCGGCGTGGATGCCGGTCTTGAATAAACAGAAACGAGAACACACGAACCTGCCACAAtagaattatacatatattacattaGAAGAATGACCGTAAATTTATCACGGGCTTGAATGtacgtgagaatttttttttttgaataataacgTCATCCGTTTAATACCACCGACTGACATTGTCCTGTgcggagaaagaaaaaaatgaaacgagacAGAGTGAGAAAAAAGCGGAAACTATTACGAGCtacttcaaaaaatttacatgttGTAACCGATTGCGACAGAAGATTTCATTGTACTTCGTATGTGATGgtaatttattaatatcaCGTTTTATCATCCGATGCCGCATACTGTTCTTTTGTGACATGTGTGAGTTTTCAGAGTCTGTCAGGCATGCACCGATCGCCTtttcataaatataataaagatATCTATTATCTGAATATATAGTACAGTCGATACATGTATACTGTTCTGAAGTGTaattaaaattgtgaaataattatatttacttgcatctttcacatttttatgtctcattttttttttttttttttggcaatgaAATCTATAAGACCACCGTAGTTTCTTGCATGTACCTTAAACATATATTTGTACATAGGTACGTAGTTGGCAGGTTGATCACGAAACATGTGGTAAATTAGTCGAATAAGTTACCGAACAGAGGCCACGGTGGTCTCACGTGTAAAAATAAGACAACGAAGAGATCCCATTGTTAATGATGTAACGTCGgaaaatatacatgtatgtacattttaGCTGCGTGTAAGTTCTCAAATGTATGTGCATGGAATATCGTAATATCCTTATACCGTCACAGGTAACGTAAGAGGCAGAAGCAAGGCAACCAACACCAAGAACACGAAAACTGTTGAACAGCAGGTGGAATGATCACCTGCTTCACCTGCATACCGATTATGCCATCCCTGCCTTATAGCTGGTCGAAATTCGCTCATTGCTTACAGTATATAAAAGTTCTacagttgaaaagaaaaaacttttacactctgtagaaaaaatatgtaacatGGATACTAAGGTTGAAATCCAACTTTTCCGAAGGCTTCATAATAAGTTAGCAGAAGATATGTCAAAAGCTAATTGAAACGTAACGAGTAAAGGCCTATAAATTTTCACCTAAAATGTATTACATCgatagtatagtatagtaaATAAATCCCTGCAATACTAGATCTTCAATGATTATGTTTTCACTTCTTCCGTGTTGATATAAGATTTGTAAGTAAAGTAAATACCAAGcgtaattttaaacaatttttcaagagcTTTGAAGACTGTTCGAGTATCGCttgagtattttttatcacttcaAGTATGCCATACATTATAGAGCAAGCACAGAGATTAAGTTTTCAGTAACAATACAAGGTCTGTCAACTTTCGTATAAAACTGAGGCGCTTCGCTAAATTATACTccaatatatgtacattatacatagccttgacacacacatatacatttgACGACTGATTTATGGTAAtatgttgtacatacatatttactGGCGTGGGTGTGTATTATCGACAATCCGTGAAATTGTTACTTATAGAGTTAGCGCCTGTAGTAGCTAAGCACATAATGGTATTGTATGTACCCTCCCGCACGAAGTAACCATAACCTTATGCTGTATTAAATAGCGTCAAACTTATGGGGCTGATTGTTTGCACACAAATTGGGTGATAACGTAACGTCACTTACGGTTATAACAAATCAATGCACGACCTGCATTGCCGGCACAATATCAACAATGACGTGCTCGATTCTATTAAAAAGGAATAATGGATATTTTGTTATCGGCATAAAAGTATATCGCTGTCTTTGACAGTCGCAGTCGTTGGGTAATTCATTTGTTTGGTAGCTGATCCAGGGTGTAAGGCCGATAAGTTGATGTCAATCGATAACAGTGGGCTGCAGCTTACCAACATTTGTGTGTTTCATACGTGTACAAAAGCCGCAAACCTGTAAGGGGCTTTTGCAATCAATATTCTGACACAACACGATACTaagtgatttcattggcttatTCCGTTAGATCCGACCAATGAAATCACTCAGTTTTGATTTGTGTcagaaaattgatggaaaagGAAGTTAGTATATACCTATCAGTGCCATGGTGCAAGAAATGCAAGAATACGTCAGTCGTCGAATCTAATAATCTGCCATATGAGCTATTGCAGATTTGTGGTTATGTTCTAATGCAAAATCAAGTTTCAAAAACATAATAATCTTTAAAAAAGGATGATGGAAAAGGAATTGATACTGAGAAGTCCGTATTTCTATTGAACGTTAAAATACCGTGTTGAACACAACCATTAAAATTCCCATTGGAGGTTATCGCATGTATTGTACATACGTAAATTCGAATATTCTTGCAAGTAGGCTCGGGTACGTACCATaataaattaaagatatcCGATAACATAAACATAAACACtactgaaattatttctacaagatattgtcaatttttttacctttctttGTTTAAAGCTGCCAAAGAAAATTTGCAAGAAATTCACCAATCTTCCAATTAATCAAGTTCACAGTGATTATTTAGTCAAGCTCAGAACgttgccaattttttcagacatcaATATGTCGAAAGTGACGAAATTGGGCTTGAAAGAGGCTCGGGAATTGATCAAGCAAAAAGAATTCAAGGAAGCtataaaaaaatgcaaaaccaTCCTTAAGGAGGATAAACATAATTACATAGCACTAGTCCTGCTTGGGGCTGCTATGCAGGAAGTAGAAGAACTGAGATCTCAAGCTCCGTTAGCTCTCAAAAAGGCATCTGAAATCCAGCCCAATAATATCTTGGCCTGGCAGGGTTTAGTTGCATTTTATGAGCGAGAACCAAGCAACCATCTTGCGCTGCTGGAGCTGATCACAGCTCACAGCAAACTGTTGCAGCTTGATAGGTAATttttattgacaatttttcagatctgaaacaaaatatttaactTCGTATTGTTCAATAGATTATAGAGCCACCTTAATTTCGTGTTTGGTAAGAGTTTATTCAACAAAActcatttattcaattaattctaGCGATCCAGCAAAGTTTTCCGACACAATCAACAAAATTGTGGATCTTGCTTTAGAATTACAAGATGATACAGCCTTGGCACAAGTTATATCAACTTTTAACCAGcttaaagagagagaaatgttGAGCGAGGACAGAGTAAGAATAATCAATTCTAGCTTGGCGAAGATTTTAACTCAATATCCAAAAAATTTAGAGGAATATTCTGCTCTGTTAGAAGATACTCTTGCAAAGGTGTGCAAAGATCTGAATGTAACTAATAGGCAAGAatattacagaaaatatttgaaaattctatataATATTGGAAAACTAGATGCTTTACTTACAGAAGCTGCTAGGATGCACGAAGAGTTCTCCGATGACACATATCCGTTGGGTAGGTTGACGGGGAACTGTCCGTATTGACAAACTTTGTTGACAACTTTTCGCATCTTGTAATTATCATTACTCTCATCGCACTCTTTATTCTCAGAATGGATCTGTCGAGTGTATTCCGAGAAAAGTATTTTAAATGGTTCATGCGATGGTATAGAAATAACACCATTCTATGAAACACTGCAAGCTCTGAACGTCGATTCGAGTGTGGCAGCGATGGCTAAAGCAGTAAATTTGTACCAAAATGCTAATTTCATTGAGGCAAGGGACACTTTAAATCACGTCGTCTTTCTTAAACCAAACTGGTTGTACCCATGGGTGACCTCAGCAGAAGTTAATCTAAAACTCTATTGTTTTGAGGAAGCTGAAAGGGCAGCTGCCCGTGCCAACCGATTAATAAAACCTGACACTCCAGGCAAGCTAGAGCTGAAGATACAGCTTATTATGTTCGAGGCAATAAGTCGAAATGCAAATTCAATAGACTCGAGGTTTTCTATGGAAATGCTTGAAGATGTGAGTCTTAACGTAGTCGAATCTTGAAAATGTCTGGTTTACTGTATTCTGAAAATTAgggattaattgaaaatttgtgaatatCCTCTTACCAGAGAATCAGCAGAGATTCGTCTTCAcacaaatttaaattaatattgGCACGCGTACGTGTTCACGTTGAGGATCCAAAGGCAAATGAATTGTTGAAGGAACTTCAAAATCACTcggaaacaaaagttgaagcTACCATCCTTAAAGCAATTGctttaaaaaaccaaaaaaaattagatgaaGCTGCAGACGTTATTGGCTCAGCTTTGGAGAACTCGGAAGCGTGGTTGGTGCTGGGAAAAATCCATTGGGAAATGGGTGACTACAATCACAGCCAAATGGCATTTTTGAAAGGCATCCATGCCGATCCTTACAACTGGGAGTGCTTGGTTTATTTGGGTCACTACTATCAACAGTATGGCAAAGACTTGGAACGGTCCCAAAAATGTTATCAAAAAGCCTTGCAAATCAATCCAGCCTCTGAAGAAGCAGGAATCGGTCTTAGTACAGCTTTCAGGCTCTTGAAAAACAGTGTATGTATATTCCTATGAACTACGCATCACCGAAGCGAGTTAGCAGGCAATTTTCTTCTGAAATCATGTCAGGCatttaaatgtatatataatcagaaaatttttatatgttcTACAGGAAGCAAACATGCAATTACTGCAGCGTGTAACAATGTACGGAGGGGGTCCTAAGTGGGCTTGGCTTCAATTGGGTTTGCATTATTTAGACCAGGGAAAGCCTGAGCAGACAATAAACTCATTGCGTAATGTTGTAAGAAGCAATCCAAATGACAAGTAAGTTAGAAACATTGTCATCATGGGTATGAGTATCTggttcatttaatttttgtagTCATTGCTGGGAGATTTTGGCTGATGCGTACTTGGCGAGAGGGGCTCATACATCAGCACTAAAATCATACCACCGAGCCCTGGAACTGATTCCTGGATCTTTATATCCCATGATACAAATAGCTAACATTAAACTGGTAGTTATCACGAGTTACTTCTTCGAGCTGTATAATTTTTGACCCAGTTTCAACCAACAAACTCTTTTAGATGCTGAGCCAATTTATAGAGGCGAAAAATGATTTCGAGCAAGTCTTGCAGTCTGAACAGCGCTATATCCCAGCATTAAAGGGACTAGCAGAAACATTACTTGGCTTGTCTAAAGAATATGCTTGTAAACAACTACTGGGTCGATCACGAGAAAATGCAGAACTAGCTGCTGACTACTTGACTACAACCATTACAGAAAATAGTGGGTTTTCTTGCATTTGGAAACTATTGGGTGATGCTTGTTATCAAATAGCAACTTTACCAAAGAAGTATTGCTTCATGAAAATTAGTGCAGGCTTAGTTAAATCTGAGAGCCAAGAAAAGCATGTAATGATTGAAAGAGCAGATATATTCTCATTGTCCATAAGgtaataatcaattttctaattttaattaaaaaagacTTGGAATTTCCATGGAATAAATAATCTGCACAATATAATCACTGCCTTTACCACTGTTTTCATAGCATCTATTTGACATATTTTTATGATACAGAGAGCTATTTGAAGTCTGAAACTATGAAAGGATTTTGCAATGATTAATAATATCATCTTGTGTCTAGGTCATACTGCCGTGCATTAAGTTTATCACCAGGTTCTGCATTACTTTGGCACGATCTGGCATCGTGTTACTTATcacagttgaaaataaattcagccTCCGATCGTCATGACGTGGCTAATAAAGCTGCAGCAGCTGCTAAGCAAGCTATAAAACTATCACCATCGTCGTGGATGCATTGGAATCTGTTGGGCGTGATCTGTATGACACCTGAAATTAAGAATTACGCCCTTTCACAGCATTGTTACGTAATGGCGATCGACATGGAATCGCAAAATGCTGTAGCTTGGAGCAACTTAGGAACTCTATACCTACATTTgggtatatattttcttgtgcTTAACATTGGTTAACCAACaactatttcaattttaaaaactcaCTATTTCTATTCCCCCATCTCCAAGGCGATCCTTACAGGGCAAACGAGGCATTTTCACGAGCTCAACGAGCCGATCCTGGATATAACAATAGTTGGATAGGTCAGGCTCTAATTGCTGAGAAAATGAATAGGAAAGAAGCTATGGATCTGTTCAGACACACTACCCAGTTGGGGTATCACCATCAGGCTGCATTGGGTTACACTCATTGGGTTTTATCAACTCTTTTAAACTCCGAAGCTAAAAAAGATCCTTTGTACACATACACAATTGAAAATATGCATGCGATATCAGTGGCAATGGACGGGATAAATTGGTACCTTGGTAAGTCAATTACTATCATTGACTCGCTATTCTgaggaatttattttcttgatatatttatttcatatagTTTATATAAGTATGGAATACCATTATAAACTACATTTTTTGCAGAACATGTTCCTGATGATCCCTGTGCCTTGAATGCCTATGGTTTATTACTAGAGCgccaaaaattgtataacCCTGCAGTCAAAGCATTCACCTTGGCTTTAAAATTAGCCACCAAAGACAATGAGAAAGACTCCTTGCGGGTTAACTTATCACGCAGTTTAGTGCAGCTCAATAAATTTGATGAAGCTGTCCAACTTTGTCAGAGTGTCAAAAATGCTGATTTCAATTCCCACTGTCAACTTGCTCTTTCGCTATTCAGAGGTATGCAACATTCAATACATACAATTACAGAAAAAGTTTAGACGTTTTTTCTGCCGTCTTTTCAAGTCTCCAATCTGCCATTCCAAGTCTGAAATTGAAGCAGGAAATCTCATGACATGTGACCATTACtattgaaatgttttcaatttttttttgtaacttactagaaatgaaaaactgtaGTATTGTTTGCTGCTGTTAAAATAGTTcatcgttataaaaaaaattgtcccaATCACACCTCCTCCTAAGTGctgttgaaacaattttcttgTTGCAAGTAGCCGAGAGATACGAAGAATCTTATGGCGCTTACGAAGCAGCCTTGCATTGGCTAGCAGGTGATGGCTCAGATAAAGCGCATGTACTTTGTGCGATGGCAGCTATGGCCTACATGTTTCAAGGTGTTGATGATGCGAAGACTCTACTCTTCCAATGCATTCGAATTCAACCGCCAACCGTTTCCGGACTTCTTGCCGCAGCTGCACTTGGATTACTTCATCAAGACATTAACTTGGTTGCCTTGGTTCTGAAAGAGTTGAAACCATATCAAGATCATCCAGAACACAGAAATCATATTACTTTGCTCTCTGCTTACTCGCATGTTGTTCAAGATGATAGTAAAACTGCTATTAGAGTATTGAGTAAAGCTGCACATAGACATCCTGGTAAGTAAATGCTTGGTGTACGAATTTCCAGAACTTTTGGACGATTGTTGGATGTTTGTTTCAATGTTAGGTGACGTCGAATCATGGGTTTCATTAGTGCGCTTATTGCCTGAGTCAGAGCCAAAAATCATTGGTAACAGTGCAGAGAAGGCTTTGTTTTTGGGCCTGAGAAATTGTACAGATGTCGTGGCAAAAGTGAGCTGTACTTCATCGATTAGTCATCTCATTTTGGGTCTGGGTGATAAAGGACTAAAATCTAGTGAAAAGGCAATACACTCATTTCCCTATATGGCGGAAAGTTGGGCTACATTGGTTGCAGCACTTCTTCCAcggtaatatatttttcttctttaaaaGTGAACAGATGTCGTATCACATAGTGAAAAATCGAGTTTCAATGTTCATAATTCAACGGACTGTTGGTGCGGAGGGCTACCAGCATTGATGACAGCAtgtgaaataaatcaaaagcTGGCTTATTTCACTAATGCTatggaataaattaattggcCAATCAATTATTGTTCAAACCAATATTTTAGAAGTTACACGAAATTGTAAAGTCAATCCACCcgaaattttaattcttagCCTCCTTTTGTTACTTGtgtaatattcaaaatattgacttGGAAGTCACTATTTATGCAAATATTGTTCGTAATCGTTGATAATATTGGCATTATTTGCTCTATTACAGGCTTTGGAAGCCTGGTATACCTTATATTTGATACATATGACAAACCTTGTAAGCGGAAATTTTCCCTCAATTTCAGATCCAAGTGTAGAGATTCTAGTCCAAGCGCTCATTGGCTGACAATGTTAATTTCCACCATACGACGGCGTTTTGCAATTACAAGACCCATGACTCAATGGCTATCGAACAACGAAAGAAAGGCTAGTTTATGGCTGACCAAATCGTGATATCAGGACAGGTTGTATATTGGTAAAACTGTTCAaggcattaaatttttttgtatgcaatcaaataaagaaatatcCTGAAATAAAGGAAGTATTCACTAATTGTGGTACATTGGATATcctataaatatgtattaacAGGCTATACAAAGAAACTATCAGTTACTAACGACTTGTATTTCATAAGTTTTACATTCAATTGTGATTTTTATATGATATCGTCACTAATGACACGAATTGTAATGTTATACGCTGCAAGTTCTGTTCCACCTCTAAACTAGGTCTTTCAATACAACTCTTGAGAGTCAGCTGTGTACGCTCTACGTATCCTTTGATTTCGGTTATATCCTTTAAATTTCGATGGTGCCTCTCCAGAGGTCGTGTTATTCCGCACGAACCCTTGTATCGGTAGGCATAGAATATCATCCAAGGTCTGCAATTAAATGCGGTAAGTATCTGATGATTCGAATAGCAAGATTCACATACAACATatcatgaaataaaatttttcgtacaatttctaaattttttaaggAACACAATGAATATTAGTCAGATATTTTTGATCTAGAGTTAAAGCCTACTTACCGAGTTTTCGATCTGCTCGTTGAGCTTCAATTGCTTGACTATAGTCACAATGGGCTCATTCTCACATAGCTGTGCTCTCTCTATGGCTTTCTCAACTCTCTCAATCTAAACAAGTAAATACAACGACGAATCAAACATCtaataaactaaaaatataataatcacgTACCACTTCTGCTGGATAAACATGCTTGCGCAGATTTGGTCTGTCAAATGTCAAGGAATTTCTCAGTATTGACAATACATCATGGA
This is a stretch of genomic DNA from Diprion similis isolate iyDipSimi1 chromosome 9, iyDipSimi1.1, whole genome shotgun sequence. It encodes these proteins:
- the LOC124410651 gene encoding uncharacterized protein LOC124410651, translated to MARKIGCIGKCTFGLSLEDLSRITQNIEQTLRDPVGRKVLRKYLIQGGRHDDPKCLDFYERCNSIVSKEESFVSPTNRPSEEFLNEFDSAMYEAADLNEISEITLALLERFGEARNGGQRDVMLDVLKDAMTSASDHLRKSHTAFSRYAQQPCPRTK
- the LOC124410645 gene encoding tetratricopeptide repeat protein 37 isoform X1, with the protein product MSKVTKLGLKEARELIKQKEFKEAIKKCKTILKEDKHNYIALVLLGAAMQEVEELRSQAPLALKKASEIQPNNILAWQGLVAFYEREPSNHLALLELITAHSKLLQLDSDPAKFSDTINKIVDLALELQDDTALAQVISTFNQLKEREMLSEDRVRIINSSLAKILTQYPKNLEEYSALLEDTLAKVCKDLNVTNRQEYYRKYLKILYNIGKLDALLTEAARMHEEFSDDTYPLEWICRVYSEKSILNGSCDGIEITPFYETLQALNVDSSVAAMAKAVNLYQNANFIEARDTLNHVVFLKPNWLYPWVTSAEVNLKLYCFEEAERAAARANRLIKPDTPGKLELKIQLIMFEAISRNANSIDSRFSMEMLEDRISRDSSSHKFKLILARVRVHVEDPKANELLKELQNHSETKVEATILKAIALKNQKKLDEAADVIGSALENSEAWLVLGKIHWEMGDYNHSQMAFLKGIHADPYNWECLVYLGHYYQQYGKDLERSQKCYQKALQINPASEEAGIGLSTAFRLLKNSEANMQLLQRVTMYGGGPKWAWLQLGLHYLDQGKPEQTINSLRNVVRSNPNDNHCWEILADAYLARGAHTSALKSYHRALELIPGSLYPMIQIANIKLMLSQFIEAKNDFEQVLQSEQRYIPALKGLAETLLGLSKEYACKQLLGRSRENAELAADYLTTTITENSGFSCIWKLLGDACYQIATLPKKYCFMKISAGLVKSESQEKHVMIERADIFSLSIRSYCRALSLSPGSALLWHDLASCYLSQLKINSASDRHDVANKAAAAAKQAIKLSPSSWMHWNLLGVICMTPEIKNYALSQHCYVMAIDMESQNAVAWSNLGTLYLHLGDPYRANEAFSRAQRADPGYNNSWIGQALIAEKMNRKEAMDLFRHTTQLGYHHQAALGYTHWVLSTLLNSEAKKDPLYTYTIENMHAISVAMDGINWYLEHVPDDPCALNAYGLLLERQKLYNPAVKAFTLALKLATKDNEKDSLRVNLSRSLVQLNKFDEAVQLCQSVKNADFNSHCQLALSLFRAERYEESYGAYEAALHWLAGDGSDKAHVLCAMAAMAYMFQGVDDAKTLLFQCIRIQPPTVSGLLAAAALGLLHQDINLVALVLKELKPYQDHPEHRNHITLLSAYSHVVQDDSKTAIRVLSKAAHRHPGDVESWVSLVRLLPESEPKIIGNSAEKALFLGLRNCTDVVAKVSCTSSISHLILGLGDKGLKSSEKAIHSFPYMAESWATLVAALLPRSKCRDSSPSAHWLTMLISTIRRRFAITRPMTQWLSNNERKASLWLTKS
- the LOC124410645 gene encoding tetratricopeptide repeat protein 37 isoform X2 encodes the protein MSKVTKLGLKEARELIKQKEFKEAIKKCKTILKEDKHNYIALVLLGAAMQEVEELRSQAPLALKKASEIQPNNILAWQGLVAFYEREPSNHLALLELITAHSKLLQLDSDPAKFSDTINKIVDLALELQDDTALAQVISTFNQLKEREMLSEDRVRIINSSLAKILTQYPKNLEEYSALLEDTLAKVCKDLNVTNRQEYYRKYLKILYNIGKLDALLTEAARMHEEFSDDTYPLEWICRVYSEKSILNGSCDGIEITPFYETLQALNVDSSVAAMAKAVNLYQNANFIEARDTLNHVVFLKPNWLYPWVTSAEVNLKLYCFEEAERAAARANRLIKPDTPGKLELKIQLIMFEAISRNANSIDSRFSMEMLEDRISRDSSSHKFKLILARVRVHVEDPKANELLKELQNHSETKVEATILKAIALKNQKKLDEAADVIGSALENSEAWLVLGKIHWEMGDYNHSQMAFLKGIHADPYNWECLVYLGHYYQQYGKDLERSQKCYQKALQINPASEEAGIGLSTAFRLLKNSEANMQLLQRVTMYGGGPKWAWLQLGLHYLDQGKPEQTINSLRNVVRSNPNDKSYCRALSLSPGSALLWHDLASCYLSQLKINSASDRHDVANKAAAAAKQAIKLSPSSWMHWNLLGVICMTPEIKNYALSQHCYVMAIDMESQNAVAWSNLGTLYLHLGDPYRANEAFSRAQRADPGYNNSWIGQALIAEKMNRKEAMDLFRHTTQLGYHHQAALGYTHWVLSTLLNSEAKKDPLYTYTIENMHAISVAMDGINWYLEHVPDDPCALNAYGLLLERQKLYNPAVKAFTLALKLATKDNEKDSLRVNLSRSLVQLNKFDEAVQLCQSVKNADFNSHCQLALSLFRAERYEESYGAYEAALHWLAGDGSDKAHVLCAMAAMAYMFQGVDDAKTLLFQCIRIQPPTVSGLLAAAALGLLHQDINLVALVLKELKPYQDHPEHRNHITLLSAYSHVVQDDSKTAIRVLSKAAHRHPGDVESWVSLVRLLPESEPKIIGNSAEKALFLGLRNCTDVVAKVSCTSSISHLILGLGDKGLKSSEKAIHSFPYMAESWATLVAALLPRSKCRDSSPSAHWLTMLISTIRRRFAITRPMTQWLSNNERKASLWLTKS
- the LOC124410645 gene encoding tetratricopeptide repeat protein 37 isoform X3 produces the protein MHEEFSDDTYPLEWICRVYSEKSILNGSCDGIEITPFYETLQALNVDSSVAAMAKAVNLYQNANFIEARDTLNHVVFLKPNWLYPWVTSAEVNLKLYCFEEAERAAARANRLIKPDTPGKLELKIQLIMFEAISRNANSIDSRFSMEMLEDRISRDSSSHKFKLILARVRVHVEDPKANELLKELQNHSETKVEATILKAIALKNQKKLDEAADVIGSALENSEAWLVLGKIHWEMGDYNHSQMAFLKGIHADPYNWECLVYLGHYYQQYGKDLERSQKCYQKALQINPASEEAGIGLSTAFRLLKNSEANMQLLQRVTMYGGGPKWAWLQLGLHYLDQGKPEQTINSLRNVVRSNPNDNHCWEILADAYLARGAHTSALKSYHRALELIPGSLYPMIQIANIKLMLSQFIEAKNDFEQVLQSEQRYIPALKGLAETLLGLSKEYACKQLLGRSRENAELAADYLTTTITENSGFSCIWKLLGDACYQIATLPKKYCFMKISAGLVKSESQEKHVMIERADIFSLSIRSYCRALSLSPGSALLWHDLASCYLSQLKINSASDRHDVANKAAAAAKQAIKLSPSSWMHWNLLGVICMTPEIKNYALSQHCYVMAIDMESQNAVAWSNLGTLYLHLGDPYRANEAFSRAQRADPGYNNSWIGQALIAEKMNRKEAMDLFRHTTQLGYHHQAALGYTHWVLSTLLNSEAKKDPLYTYTIENMHAISVAMDGINWYLEHVPDDPCALNAYGLLLERQKLYNPAVKAFTLALKLATKDNEKDSLRVNLSRSLVQLNKFDEAVQLCQSVKNADFNSHCQLALSLFRAERYEESYGAYEAALHWLAGDGSDKAHVLCAMAAMAYMFQGVDDAKTLLFQCIRIQPPTVSGLLAAAALGLLHQDINLVALVLKELKPYQDHPEHRNHITLLSAYSHVVQDDSKTAIRVLSKAAHRHPGDVESWVSLVRLLPESEPKIIGNSAEKALFLGLRNCTDVVAKVSCTSSISHLILGLGDKGLKSSEKAIHSFPYMAESWATLVAALLPRSKCRDSSPSAHWLTMLISTIRRRFAITRPMTQWLSNNERKASLWLTKS